The proteins below are encoded in one region of Flavobacterium sp. GSB-24:
- a CDS encoding TraG family conjugative transposon ATPase has protein sequence MKQVNLDSIRPIWTIDDDNTILSKIGSYSRIFELKLPAIFTMSTKEYERCMNEFNSIFSVLPDYTIIHKMDIYFKKKFNSNKIQNRNDDFLKSAYKAKFNEAPLLEHKTYLIISQSSPTIKKNNSLTSLVFKNNFVPKELKSTQVKNEFDVAVERIKSIFKESQSFELRGLDRKEIETLCDQYENMNFGELKFSSEIFQDSTKTKIGTNFISSLAVNSLECLPNEYENTYVDTKFSTDKSSVKFSIYHPIGLGFKENHIVNQVWIKESKEDIKIELKNIDNYNKTFLAQDTANPLNLEDSQSYAQKLEEGYFPVSYHSNVMLWDADQSNLEFLQNKLIANFNSINFRPNVAWNEVLPLWLSCYPGNIADLGYFDQTFKLLDIQASALSIYETTSTDDISEFGMQLADRYNGTPLYVDISDLPMKIGTTTNRNKMIIGPSGSGKSFTTNHMVNSYLDFNTHMVIVDVGDSYERLCKLRGGTYLTFTTEKPISFNPFYVERGDLEEEYDANGKVKITATRNKINIEKKESLIKLIFTLWKKNAGDETKDEDAIIREALNEYYDHIDKTNEFMDFNSYYKFMVEVYFPKIADTKQSNLINANSFENVLRMFYQGGEYDYLLNSKENIDLLHQKLIIFELDNIKDHSILFPIVTLMIMDTFITKMRLLKGTRKVLLLEEAWKAITKEGMAEFLKYLFKTVRKHFGEAWLVTQELDDIIGNKIVKDTVLKNCGAKILLDMREYANDFDAIQASLSLSDKAKEQILSLNRNNLPGGKYKEVFIGLGNEGTIYGLNVSKEEYATYTTEKSEKEKIELLADQYGDLETGIKMFADKM, from the coding sequence ATGAAACAAGTTAACCTAGATAGTATTCGTCCAATATGGACGATAGATGATGATAATACAATATTATCAAAGATTGGTTCGTATTCTCGAATATTTGAATTAAAACTTCCTGCAATATTTACTATGTCTACTAAAGAATATGAAAGATGTATGAATGAATTTAATTCAATATTTAGTGTTCTTCCTGATTATACCATAATTCACAAAATGGATATCTATTTCAAAAAGAAATTTAATAGTAATAAAATCCAAAATAGAAATGACGATTTTTTAAAATCGGCATATAAAGCAAAGTTCAATGAAGCTCCATTACTGGAACATAAAACTTATTTAATAATTAGCCAGTCTTCACCGACTATAAAAAAAAACAACTCTTTAACTTCTTTGGTATTCAAAAATAATTTTGTTCCAAAGGAACTAAAATCTACACAGGTTAAAAATGAATTTGACGTAGCCGTAGAGCGTATTAAATCTATTTTTAAAGAATCACAGTCCTTTGAATTAAGAGGATTAGACAGAAAAGAAATTGAAACTTTATGTGATCAATATGAAAATATGAATTTTGGAGAACTTAAATTTTCTTCAGAGATATTCCAGGATTCAACTAAAACTAAAATTGGCACAAACTTTATCAGCTCCTTAGCAGTAAATTCTTTAGAGTGTCTTCCAAATGAATATGAAAACACATATGTAGATACAAAATTTTCTACTGATAAATCTAGTGTGAAGTTTTCAATATATCATCCAATAGGGTTAGGGTTCAAAGAAAATCACATAGTAAATCAGGTTTGGATAAAGGAAAGTAAGGAAGATATAAAAATCGAGTTAAAAAATATTGACAATTACAATAAAACTTTCTTGGCACAAGACACAGCTAATCCTTTAAATTTAGAGGATTCACAAAGTTACGCTCAGAAGTTAGAAGAAGGTTACTTCCCTGTTTCTTATCATAGTAACGTAATGTTGTGGGACGCAGATCAGTCAAATCTAGAGTTTTTACAAAATAAACTTATTGCCAATTTTAATTCAATAAATTTTAGACCAAACGTTGCATGGAACGAAGTTCTTCCCCTTTGGTTAAGCTGTTATCCAGGGAATATTGCAGACTTAGGTTATTTCGACCAAACATTTAAATTATTAGATATTCAAGCTTCTGCACTTTCAATTTACGAAACAACCAGTACAGATGATATCTCTGAATTTGGAATGCAATTGGCAGACAGATATAATGGTACTCCACTATATGTGGATATATCTGACTTACCAATGAAAATTGGAACTACCACAAATAGAAATAAAATGATTATTGGACCATCTGGTTCTGGAAAGTCATTTACAACAAACCATATGGTAAACAGCTATTTGGATTTTAATACTCACATGGTAATTGTTGATGTCGGAGATTCCTATGAACGCTTATGTAAATTAAGAGGGGGGACGTATTTAACATTCACAACTGAAAAACCAATTTCCTTTAATCCATTTTATGTTGAAAGAGGAGATTTAGAAGAGGAATATGATGCAAATGGAAAAGTCAAAATTACTGCTACAAGAAATAAAATTAATATAGAAAAAAAGGAAAGTTTAATAAAACTGATTTTCACGCTATGGAAAAAAAATGCAGGTGATGAAACAAAAGACGAAGATGCAATTATCCGTGAAGCGTTGAATGAATATTACGACCATATAGATAAAACTAATGAGTTTATGGATTTTAATTCTTACTACAAATTCATGGTAGAAGTTTATTTTCCAAAAATTGCAGACACAAAACAATCAAACTTAATTAATGCAAATTCATTCGAAAATGTATTACGAATGTTTTATCAAGGAGGGGAGTATGATTATCTCTTAAACTCAAAAGAGAATATTGATCTTCTACATCAAAAGTTAATAATATTTGAGCTAGATAATATTAAAGATCACTCTATTTTATTTCCAATTGTAACCTTAATGATTATGGACACATTCATAACCAAAATGAGGCTTTTAAAAGGAACTAGAAAAGTGTTATTACTAGAAGAAGCTTGGAAAGCTATTACTAAAGAAGGTATGGCAGAATTTCTAAAATATCTTTTTAAAACAGTTCGTAAACACTTTGGGGAAGCTTGGCTAGTTACACAGGAACTAGATGATATTATTGGAAATAAAATTGTCAAAGATACAGTACTTAAAAACTGCGGAGCTAAAATATTACTTGATATGCGAGAGTACGCAAATGATTTCGACGCAATTCAAGCTTCATTATCTCTTTCAGACAAAGCAAAAGAACAAATTCTATCTCTTAATAGAAACAATTTACCCGGAGGAAAATATAAAGAAGTTTTTATAGGACTGGGTAATGAAGGAACGATTTACGGACTGAATGTTTCTAAAGAAGAATATGCAACCTATACCACTGAAAAAAGTGAAAAAGAAAAAATAGAACTATTAGCAGATCAATACGGTGATTTAGAAACTGGAATTAAAATGTTTGCTGATAAAATGTAA
- a CDS encoding DUF4134 family protein yields MKKALSPLLLLVTSIGFAQKSGGLASGLSAATGELQSIVEPITTFLYVIAAIIGVFGAIRVYSKHQNGDQDTNKAMGQWGFAFVFLIAAGFIIKATFSV; encoded by the coding sequence ATGAAAAAAGCGTTATCACCATTATTATTATTAGTTACCTCAATTGGTTTTGCTCAAAAATCAGGAGGACTGGCAAGCGGATTGTCAGCGGCAACAGGCGAACTTCAAAGCATTGTTGAACCAATTACCACATTTTTATACGTTATAGCTGCCATAATCGGAGTATTTGGCGCTATACGTGTATATTCCAAACATCAGAACGGCGATCAGGATACAAATAAAGCAATGGGCCAATGGGGTTTTGCTTTTGTATTCTTGATCGCTGCAGGTTTTATAATCAAAGCGACATTCTCTGTATAA